The following proteins are encoded in a genomic region of Candidatus Eisenbacteria bacterium:
- a CDS encoding DUF3341 domain-containing protein: MMNMLMKLIFPPPPKFHGVMGIYEYVDDATAAVHALRQAGHKHLQVFSPIPHHEIEAALEQGPSLIRWITFSGGVLGFTGGMALCFYTVTSWPLVVGGKELISVPAFMIVTYESMILLAGLSTLLGMLALARLPEVRAVAPYDPRFQEDRIGLWVACSGETQEKVREMMRGQGAEEVQVHV; the protein is encoded by the coding sequence ATGATGAACATGCTCATGAAGCTGATCTTCCCGCCGCCGCCCAAGTTCCACGGTGTGATGGGGATCTACGAGTACGTCGACGATGCGACCGCGGCCGTCCATGCGTTGCGGCAGGCGGGGCACAAGCATCTGCAGGTGTTCTCGCCGATTCCGCACCACGAGATCGAGGCGGCACTCGAGCAGGGCCCGTCGCTGATCCGCTGGATCACGTTCTCGGGCGGAGTGCTCGGATTCACCGGTGGCATGGCGCTGTGCTTCTACACCGTGACGTCGTGGCCGCTGGTGGTGGGCGGCAAGGAGCTGATCTCGGTGCCGGCGTTCATGATCGTCACCTACGAGTCGATGATCCTGCTCGCGGGACTCTCGACGCTGCTCGGCATGCTGGCGCTCGCGCGGTTGCCCGAAGTGCGCGCGGTGGCTCCCTACGATCCGCGCTTCCAGGAAGACCGGATCGGGCTGTGGGTCGCGTGCTCCGGCGAGACCCAGGAGAAGGTGCGCGAAATGATGCGCGGCCAGGGTGCCGAGGAGGTGCAGGTCCATGTTTAA